A region from the Fusarium musae strain F31 chromosome 1, whole genome shotgun sequence genome encodes:
- a CDS encoding hypothetical protein (EggNog:ENOG41) produces the protein MSPHKPSSTSHTSTSKQPFWHGAGIRSALSSAISIFQPGTSRPSRPPKQVQDQQQPHQQEKLQPHLEDHQPQEQTDPIPIPMSSSSPTPDGDPTHSTYEVNVPVRNGRTSEPKVANPEIRIPRIKPVSESTGQTDSDSKTQSQSQSQSQSPEKLAAGLDGKYVDEFGNILDWDGTVLGRVEGDLPSMVGRPVMPNGQVLDEDGEVAGHVCENYIKPALKPLAAGGLKVDDEGNIYDDQGNRIGKLDKPMPSQDGADKLSENRDKEREQAQGAGSTNNANANANANAPKPPGAPRPDELFLDVKSTYDGIQLIIKIPTVFNRNLVAETKSSGSQTETTDSDNR, from the coding sequence ATGTCCCCGCACAAACCAAGCTCTACCAGCCACacgtcaacatcaaagcAGCCCTTTTGGCACGGCGCTGGCATCAGGTCTGCACTCTCCTCTGCCATCTCCATATTCCAGCCTGGAACCTCGAGACCCAGCAGACCCCCAAAACAGGTCCaggatcagcagcagccgcatCAGCAGGAGAAACTCCAGCCTCACCTCGAGGATCATCAGCCTCAGGAACAAACTGATCccatcccaatcccaatgtcttcttcttcacccaCCCCTGATGGCGATCCTACGCACAGCACTTACGAGGTCAATGTTCCCGTCCGCAATGGACGAACATCTGAACCAAAAGTTGCAAACCCTGAGATTCGCATACCAAGGATAAAGCCAGTATCAGAGAGCACAGGCCAaacagactcagactcaaaaacacaatcacaatcacaatcacaatcacaatcaccTGAAAAGTTGGCTGCTGGTCTAGACGGCAAATACGTCGATGAGTTTGGCAACATTCTAGACTGGGACGGTACCGTCCTCGGCCGTGTAGAAGGCGATCTCCCGTCCATGGTAGGACGGCCAGTCATGCCGAATGGACAGGTCCTCGACGAGGACGGCGAAGTGGCCGGTCACGTCTGCGAGAACTACATCAAGCCTGCCCTCAAGCCACTTGCAGCAGGTGGACTCAAagtcgatgatgagggaaACATCTATGATGACCAGGGCAACAGGATTGGCAAGCTCGACAAGCCGATGCCGTCCCAGGACGGAGCCGACAAACTTTCCGAGAACAGGGACAAGGAGAGGGAACAGGCCCAGGGTGCTGGGAGTACTAACAACgcaaatgcaaatgcaaatgCGAACGCCCCAAAGCCACCAGGTGCTCCAAGGCCTGACGAGCTGTTCCTGGACGTCAAGTCCACGTATGATGGTATTCAGCTCATCATTAAGATTCCGACTGTCTTCAATAGGAACCTTGTAGCTGAGACAAAGAGCAGTGGTAGTCAGACTGAGACAACTGATAGCGATAATCGATAA
- a CDS encoding hypothetical protein (EggNog:ENOG41), with product MVIGLLAIAAIPTVTGVGNAVSAQKRQNESMSKEQEKFHLTFMLQQNGKIEEVGQGVLVDKKMYLNLSDAPVQGYRFLGWYFKYPSEEGHLGLVSMVSDDPPALNWIFVDKDTHMVTFGGKKDTIGHVIGPWGWTADERFLTLQGDHDSFVAVRDEHGKWAVYWDPEGDIEDEIDDEERCQPVRLRRRPQLGMESSYVKK from the exons ATGGTTATCGGATTACTTGCCATCGCAGCTATCCCGACCGTTACGGGCGTGGGTAACGCTGTGAGTGCACAGAAGAGACAGAATGAGAGCATGAGcaaggaacaagaaaagTTCCACCTTACATTCATGCTACAGCAGAATGGAAAGATAGAAGAGGTTGGTCAAGGAGTTTTGGTGGACAAGAAG ATGTATCTCAACCTTTCAGATGCCCCCGTGCAAGGCTACAGATTTCTAGGCTGGTATTTCAAGTATCCCAGCGAGGAAGGGCACCTAGGGCTGGTGAGCATGGTATCCGACGACCCGCCAGCGCTGAACTGGATATTCGTGGACAAGGACACGCACATGGTGACCTTTGGGGGCAAGAAGGACACCATCGGGCACGTCATAGGACCCTGGGGCTGGACAGCAGACGAGCGCTTCCTGACGCTCCAGGGAGATCATGATTCGTTTGTGGCGGTGCGGGACGAGCATGGGAAATGGGCTGTATATTGGGACCCGGAGGGTGATATCGAGGACGAgattgacgatgaggagagaTGTCAGCCAGTGAGACTGAGGAGAAGACCGCAGCTCGGCATGGAAAGCAGTTATGTCAAGAAATAG
- a CDS encoding hypothetical protein (EggNog:ENOG41) produces MAPDVIDLISSSPPPSQYVPPSAQVPETNRIVESEKRHLPSINTTHSASPGLFLSDDFDTTIDLDEPILVDANTNKRRCPSPPAQPPPLKRITPGPEPQTILPPVRTNGNGRVSVASDPIELTSSPIFESHSQLEPTTCTSKPSTDTISKPTEQTLDAEDSDPFASSPQPVRRSPPKPKPKPLARPIESSDPFASSPHQAPVTTKAPEAIITSPPVPPPKPAPKPATKKNATWDPISSSAPDVFSFDSSPPQKNNDVINIDDSDGGDGSDDELPDIASFDVAKMRRRSQLQRSQSDVVSSRSRTKPSASNTKSAAERAREKEAKAAAKEAEKEAKRREKQEAKEAKLREKERTAAMAEVNKLRTDKKVSTPEMMVDIPSSLNATVTTELQTMLEPFDVQYTTWDSPVDNVIKWRRKVRSRYNDEIGLWEPIPLRLEDEKHALVVMHADEFVKLAQDDQISTHVGKMQRHFADHALVYLIEGLTPWMRKNRNLRNRQFASNVRAQEAAASTTGRRRNNNPPQEYVSEELIEDALLQLQVMHEVLIHHTMIPLETAEQILSFTQHISTIPYRKQRDIATLGAGFCMESGQVKTGEDTKDTYVRMLQEIVRVTAPIAYGIAAEYGTVSSLVRGLEEHGPTRLEGVKKSANKDGAFSDRMVGQAVSRRMYKVFTGVDETSTDV; encoded by the coding sequence ATGGCACCCGACGTGAttgatctcatctcatcgagTCCACCACCCAGCCAGTATGTTCCACCCTCTGCGCAAGTACCCGAGACCAATCGCATCGTTGAATCAGAGAAGCGACACCTACCAAgcatcaacacaacacaTTCTGCATCGCCAGGACTGTTTCTCTCCGATGATTTCGATACAACGATAGATCTTGACGAGCCAATATTGGTCGATGCAAATACGAACAAGAGACGATGTCCCTCTCCTCCAGCGCAACCACCTCCGCTTAAGCGCATTACTCCAGGTCCAGAACCTCAAACAATTCTCCCGCCCGTGCGAACGAATGGGAATGGGCGAGTTTCTGTCGCTTCTGACCCTATAGAACTTACGAGCTCTCCAATATTTGAATCGCATAGCCAGCTAGAGCCTACAACATGCACTAGCAAACCCTCGACAGATACTATCAGCAAGCCCACTGAACAAACGCTTGACGCTGAAGACTCTGATCCTTTCGCAAGTTCACCACAACCGGTGCGACGATCTCCTCCGAAACCGAAACCGAAGCCCCTGGCAAGACCTATAGAGTCTTCCGACCCTTTCGCAAGTTCACCCCACCAAGCGCCGGTAACGACGAAGGCCCCCGAGGCTATCATAACATCACCGCCTGTGCCTCCGCCAAAACCTGCGCCAAAGCCCGCCACAAAGAAGAATGCAACATGGGATCCAATCTCAAGTTCGGCGCCAGATGTCTTCTCTTTCGATTCGTCGCCGCCACAGAAGAACAATGACGTTATTAACATTGACGACTCCGATGGCGGGGATGGTTCAGATGACGAATTGCCAGATATCGCTTCTTTCGATGTTGCCAAGATGCGACGTCGATCGCAACTTCAGCGCTCACAAAGTGATGTCGtatcatcaagatctcgaACAAAGCCCTCAGCTTCGAATACAAAGTCCGCAGCAGAGCGAGCACGGGAAAAAGAAGCAAAGGCAGCAGCCAAAGAAGCCGAAAAAGAGGCTAAGCGGCGTGAGAAGCAAGAGGCAAAGGAAGCCAAACTTCGCGAGAAGGAAAGAACTGCCGCGATGGCAGAGGTTAACAAGCTGCGTACAGACAAGAAGGTCTCGACACCGGAAATGATGGTCGATATCCCTTCGAGTCTGAATGCGACGGTCACAACTGAATTACAGACCATGTTAGAACCCTTTGATGTGCAGTACACAACTTGGGACAGCCCGGTCGATAACGTGATCAAATGGCGAAGAAAGGTTCGGAGTCGATACAACGACGAGATTGGTCTCTGGGAGCCAATACCTCTTCGccttgaggatgagaagcatgCTCTTGTTGTGATGCATGCCGACGAGTTTGTGAAGCTGGCGCAGGACGACCAGATCTCAACTCACGTTGGCAAGATGCAAAGACATTTTGCTGATCATGCTCTCGTATACTTGATTGAGGGCCTGACACCTTGGATGCGCAAGAACAGAAACCTTCGTAATCGTCAATTTGCATCGAATGTTCGCGCTCAGGAGGCTGCGGCTTCTACTACAGGACGTCGACGAAATAACAACCCCCCTCAAGAGTATGTATCCGAGGAGTTGATTGAAGATGcgctgctgcagctgcaggtCATGCATGAGGTTTTGATCCATCACACTATGATACCGTTGGAAACAGCCGAGCAGATCCTTTCATTCACCCAACACATCTCGACAATACCTTACCGAAAACAACGAGACATTGCAACACTCGGAGCAGGATTCTGCATGGAAAGCGGACAGGTCAAGACAGGCGAGGACACCAAAGACACCTACGTCCGGATGCTGCAAGAGATTGTCAGAGTCACGGCCCCCATCGCATATGGCATCGCGGCGGAATATGGCACCGTCAGCAGTCTCGTTCGAGGGCTGGAAGAGCACGGGCCTACTCGTCTCGAAGGAGTGAAGAAGAGCGCAAACAAAGATGGTGCTTTCTCAGATCGCATGGTTGGCCAGGCAGTAAGTCGACGCATGTACAAAGTTTTCACGGGAGTGGACGAGACAAGCACAGATGTTTAG
- a CDS encoding hypothetical protein (CAZy:GH47) codes for MDLKVEFNEAASAAAAIDWGKTDEKAVNLFETTIRHLGGLLSSYELSREPALLQKATELGEMLYVAFDTPNRLPGFWLNFEDALKGKQIAGIHDPSASPSSLVMEFTKLSQLTNDPKFYDATDRVSRFLFRIQNNSLLPGMWPMCLDFQNEAVHDNTFSLGALADSLYEYLPKMYALLGGLDEKYEIMYRTAAGVIIKHLLYRPMLPNQEDVLFLGDARVNEKIELSTESQHLTCFAGGMFALAGKLFNIEQHVNIGERLARGCAWAYSAFPTGIMPEIFDLVACPTLSPCEWNETLWRPQNNQKLPPGFLHARDPRYILRPEAIESVFIMYRLTGDAKWQDMAWDMFQAVLKYSGTELANAAVDDVTSTETSKTDSMESFWFSETLKYFYLIFSEPDLISLDEFVLNTEAHPFRRLVRRD; via the coding sequence ATGGATCTGAAGGTGGAATTCAACGAAGCTGCGAGTGCGGCTGCGGCGATAGATTGGGGGAAGACAGACGAAAAAGCAGTGAATCTCTTCGAAACAACAATTCGACACCTCGGCGGTCTTCTCAGCTCATATGAACTAAGCCGCGAACCAGCATTACTGCAAAAAGCCACTGAACTCGGAGAAATGCTATACGTCGCCTTTGATACGCCAAATCGACTCCCTGGTTTTTGGCTTAATTTCGAGGATGCCTTGAAGGGTAAACAAATCGCTGGTATTCATGACCCTTCAGCGTCACCGAGCTCGTTGGTCATGGAGTTTACAAAGCTCTCACAATTAACCAACGATCCCAAATTCTACGATGCGACAGATCGTGTATCGCGATTTCTATTCAGGATCCAGAATAACTCTCTTTTGCCGGGGATGTGGCCTATGTGTCTTGACTTCCAAAACGAAGCTGTGCACGATAATACGTTTTCACTTGGTGCGCTGGCTGATTCTCTTTATGAGTATTTACCAAAGATGTATGCCCTACTCGGCGGTTTGGACGAGAAGTACGAGATTATGTATCGCACCGCGGCGGGTGTTATCATAAAGCATTTGCTCTACAGGCCTATGCTGCCAAACCAAGAGGACGTGCTGTTTTTAGGCGATGCTAGGGTCAACGAGAAGATCGAGTTGAGCACAGAGTCTCAACATCTCACCTGTTTCGCAGGAGGAATGTTTGCACTCGCCGGAAAACTCTTTAATATCGAACAGCACGTTAATATCGGAGAAAGACTCGCACGAGGCTGTGCATGGGCATACAGCGCTTTTCCAACTGGTATAATGCCCGAGATCTTCGACCTAGTAGCATGTCCAACCCTCTCGCCCTGCGAATGGAACGAAACGCTCTGGAGACCGCAGAATAACCAAAAACTCCCTCCCGGATTCCTTCACGCTCGCGATCCGCGCTACATTCTCCGACCAGAAGCTATAGAGAGTGTTTTCATCATGTATCGCCTCACGGGGGATGCGAAGTGGCAGGACATGGCGTGGGATATGTTTCAGGCTGTTTTAAAGTATTCGGGCACGGAGCTTGCGAATgcggctgttgatgatgttacGAGTACGGAGACGTCAAAGACCGATTCTATGGAGAGTTTTTGGTTCTCGGAGACGTTGAAGTATTTCTACTTGATCTTCTCGGAGCCGGATTTGATCAGTCTGGATGAGTTTGTGCTGAATACGGAGGCGCATCCTTTCAGAAGGCTTGTACGTCGAGATTAA
- a CDS encoding hypothetical protein (MEROPS:MER0215827), with product MADSPMSDSEQFWLTLSITHRKTTYELSFPEDATITDLFNEIEASLDIPVANQKIIAPKTPLLKAPFKNPDMPLLDLKGKHLMLMGSGAAEIQQVQDMAERVAKRNAARMAQRSKARHATTTRRNPQDSQYTFLQVRPLQGLPNPDRSLKLLLRLKEDPGIRAAMTKHKFAVGLLTEMEPLSHTQTTHEGTSRILGLNRNQGEVIELRLRTDAHDGYRDYKTIRKTLCHELAHNVHSPHDRNFWDLCHQIEREVDAADWKSGGHTIGETSRYTVSGRDEEEEDYPEDFGGWTGGEFVLGGVKNNSTAGMSRREVLAQAALERQRKEVDSERKVLEEHRQRSPPGDESK from the coding sequence ATGGCAGACTCTCCCATGTCCGACAGCGAGCAGTTCTGGCTCACACTCTCAATCACACACCGAAAAACAACTTACGAACTATCATTCCCCGAAGACGCAACCATCACAGACCTCTTCAACGAGATCGAAGCGAGTCTCGACATCCCCGTCGCAAACCAAAAGATCATCGCCCCAAAGACTCCCCTCCTCAAAGCACCCTTCAAGAACCCCGACATGCCCCTCCTCGACCTCAAGGGCAAGCACCTAATGCTCATGGGCTCTGGCGCTGCGGAGATCCAGCAGGTGCAGGATATGGCTGAGCGCGTTGCGAAGCGCAATGCTGCGAGGATGGCGCAGAGGAGTAAAGCACGGCATGCGACGACGACGCGACGAAATCCACAAGACTCGCAatatacttttcttcaaGTACGACCGCTGCAAGGACTTCCGAACCCAGACCGCAGTCTGAAGCTATTGCTACGATTGAAGGAAGACCCTGGTATTCGCGCTGCCATGACCAAGCATAAATTCGCTGTTGGGCTTCTTACAGAGATGGAACCTCTTTCGCATACGCAGACAACGCACGAAGGAACAAGTCGCATTCTGGGACTGAATCGTAATCAAGGCGAGGTCATTGAACTGCGATTACGAACAGATGCGCACGATGGATATCGCGATTACAAAACTATTCGCAAGACATTATGCCACGAACTGGCGCACAATGTCCATAGTCCGCACGATAGAAACTTCTGGGACTTGTGTCATCAGATTGAACGAGAAGTTGACGCTGCCGATTGGAAATCAGGCGGACACACGATCGGTGAAACATCACGATACACTGTTTCTGGAcgtgatgaggaagaggaggattaTCCTGAGGACTTTGGAGGTTGGACGGGTGGTGAATTTGTCTTGGGAGGGGTTAAGAACAATTCCACTGCTGGGATGAGTAGACGAGAGGTACTGGCTCAAGCAGCGCTTGAAAGACAGAGAAAGGAGGTTGATTCTGAGCGAAAGGTGTTGGAGGAGCATAGACAAAGATCACCACCCGGTGATGAATCCAAGTAA
- a CDS encoding hypothetical protein (EggNog:ENOG41) — protein sequence MSSMEKDRIESDDQTMSSEEAPRRERRSKKKGSKRRQQAPPQQQQQQGGGSGPLDQLPLAGDLGNTVGGVTDGVTNTLGGVTGGLGGLTGGQQQGGGGDAGKDTLRLRLDLNLDIEIQLKARIHGDLELSLLTG from the exons atgtCTTCCATGGAAAAGGACCGCATCGAGTCTGACGACCAGACCATGTCCTCCGAAGAAGCGCCCCGACGAGAGCGccgcagcaagaagaagggcagcaAGCGTCGCCAGCAAGCACCAccccaacagcagcagcagcaaggagGAGGTTCAGGACCCCTCGACCAGCTGCCTCTCGCCGGAGACTTGGGCAACACAGTCGGCGGCGTCACAGACGGCGTGACCAACACCCTGGGCGGCGTGACGGGCGGTCTGGGCGGTCTCACGGGCGGTCAGCAGCAgggcggcggcggcgatgCTGGCAAAGACACGCTGCGACTGCGCCTGGATCTCAACCTCGATATCGAGATCCAGCTCAAGGCTCGTATCCACGGTGATCTCGAGCTCTCTCTACT AACGGGATAG
- a CDS encoding hypothetical protein (EggNog:ENOG41), giving the protein MSTDYEFKGWLGRDPSSVNGKMEWDTFEPKKWEENDVDIKITHCGICGSDLHILRSGWGETPFPCCVGHEIVGKAVRVGSNVTNIKVGDRVGVGAQARSCLRDDCSECSAGRLNYCPKMVSTYGSVYPDDIGKSYGGYADYNRTDSRFVVKIPESLPSEYAAPMLCGGVTVYAPLRNNGCGPGKTVGIVGVGGLGHFGVLFAKALGADKVIGISRKASKKDEVLALGADAYIATDDDEDWANKNAKTIDLMVCTVSSSKMPYSDYFKLLRHGADFVQVGAPDSGELPPINAFNLIMGQFKLSGSLIGSPKDIEEMLQLAVEKNVKPWVEKRPMEDANQAVVDMENGKARYRYVLVNQKNID; this is encoded by the exons ATGTCTACCGATTACGAATTCAAGGGTTGGCTTGGCCGTGATCCCAGCTCCGTCAATGGAAAGATGGAGTGGGATACCTTTGAGCCCAAGAAGTGGGAGGAGAACGACGTCGACATCAAGATCACACACTGCGGTATCTGCGGTTCTGACCTTCACATTCTTCGCTCCGGCTGGGGCGAGACACCTTTCC CCTGCTGCGTCGGCCACGAAATCGTCGGCAAGGCTGTCCGCGTCGGCTCCAACGTCACAAACATCAAGGTTGGCGACAGAGTCGGTGTAGGCGCCCAGGCCCGCAGCTGTCTCCGCGACGACTGCTCCGAGTGCTCCGCTGGCCGCCTCAACTACTGCCCCAAGATGGTCAGCACCTACGGCTCCGTCTACCCCGACGACATTGGCAAGTCCTACGGCGGCTACGCAGACTACAACCGCACCGACTCCCGCTTCGTCGTAAAGATCCCCGAGTCTCTGCCCTCCGAGTACGCTGCGCCCATGCTCTGCGGCGGTGTCACCGTCTACGCTCCCCTCCGTAACAACGGCTGCGGTCCTGGAAAGACTGTGGGCATCGTCGGTGTAGGCGGTCTGGGCCACTTTGGCGTTCTCTTCGCCAAGGCCCTCGGCGCTGATAAGGTCATCGGTATTTCTCGCAAGGCCtccaagaaggatgaagtcCTCGCTCTCGGCGCAGATGCTTACATCGCTactgacgacgatgaggactgGGCCAACAAGAACGCCAAGACAATTGATCTCATGGTCTGCACAGTCTCAAGCAGCAAGATGCCCTACAGCGATTACTTCAAGCTCCTCCGCCACGGCGCCGACTTTGTGCAGGTCGGAGCTCCTGACTCTGGTGAACTCCCTCCCATCAAtgccttcaacctcatcatgggCCAGTTCAAGCTAAGCGGAAGCTTGATTGGTTCGCCCAAGGACATCGAGGAGATGCTGCAGCTTGCAGTTGAGAAGAACGTCAAGCCTTGGGTTGAGAAGAGGCCGATGGAGGATGCGAACCAGGCTGTTGTCGATATGGAGAATGGAAAGGCGCGATACCGATATGTTTTGGTTAACCAGAAGAACATTGATTAA
- a CDS encoding hypothetical protein (EggNog:ENOG41) encodes MYNLLFTLLFVREAFSSSCDAEPLVLPLQDVQVLSDVPNSFVKGIPAKIGTPSQTLVLLPWADLNNTWIYADPFCKDSGIPNDESCKVRRGGIFNEEKSTSFKGARDIVKAGGAPNETFFKGGQYGVRNLVKSANGAVDTFSFEGSVDLDDFSFGIPTSKWDDTYSTLSPLGLGRNSTYLNALRKAGKIGSRVWSIFWGRMWLKEPLDGSLVLGGYDEKKVAGDNYTAPLVYGDFDGSDGCWTGMKVTLTDIQINYLGGTNVSIFPKGTTLQCCIDPANHLLLEAPTPYVRNFESISGLKTNYSSSGLHWNALQTGLDKQFLADLTFHLDSGLKIRVPNNQYMIPTVDISSNGSRTTDSSKRDILITDVEDEPPILGRYFLTAAYLMVSHDAGTFTLWQANATRERSLVRVFDEETGKKCENTTDTYYFYPAHEELQRADIYEMDGNPRADDESYMKAGI; translated from the exons ATGTATAATCTTCTTTTCACTCTTCTCTTCGTGCGAGAggccttctcatcatcttgcgACGCAGAGCCTTTAGTTCTCCCCCTACAAGACGTCCAAGTCCTTTCAGATGTCCCCAACTCATTCGTGAAAGGAATTCCGGCCAAAATTGGAACCCCATCTCAAACCCTCGTTCTTTTACCTTGGGC TGATTTGAACAATACATGGATATACGCCGACCCATTTTGCAAAGACTCAGGTATCCCCAACGACGAATCATGCAAGGTCCGAAGAGGCGGGATATTTAACGAAGAGAAATCCACGAGTTTCAAAGGGGCAAGGGATATCGTCAAGGCAGGCGGTGCACCAAACGAAACGTTCTTCAAAGGCGGGCAATACGGTGTTCGTAACCTCGTGAAAAGCGCAAACGGCGCAGTTGACACGTTCAGCTTCGAAGGTTCAGTTGATCTCGACGACTTTTCATTTGGTATACCGACGAGTAAATGGGATGATACATACAGCACTTTAAGCCCCCTTGGCCTAGGACGCAACTCAACGTATCTCAACGCCTTGCGCAAAGCTGGAAAGATTGGTTCGCGAGTATGGTCTATCTTCTGGGGCCGTATGTGGCTCAAGGAACCTCTTGATGGATCTTTGGTTCTGGGTGgttatgatgagaagaaagtcGCCGGTGACAATTACACTGCGCCGCTTGTGTATGGCGATTTTGATGGCTCGGATGGATGTTGGACTGGTATGAAGGTGACTTTGACTGATATCCAGATTAACTATCTTGGCGGAACGAATGTTAGCATCTTTCCTAAGGGGACTACACTGCAGTGTTGTATCGACCCAGCGAATCACTTACTGCTAGAGGCACCTACGCCGTATGTTCGGAATTTTGAGTCTATCAGCGGTTTGAAGACGAATTACTCGTCTAGTGGACTGCACTGGAACGCTCTTCAGACAGGCCTGGATAAGCA ATTCCTGGCAGACCTGACCTTCCATCTCGATTCTGGCCTCAAGATCCGCGTCCCGAATAACCAATACATGATTCCCACGGTGGACATCTCTTCCAACGGCTCACGAACGACCGATTCATCCAAACGCGACATTCTCATAACAGATGTCGAAGACGAACCACCGATCCTCGGGCGATATTTCCTCACAGCAGCGTATCTCATGGTCAGTCACGATGCTGGGACCTTTACGCTCTGGCAGGCGAATGCCACTCGGGAAAGAAGCCTGGTGAGAGTATTTGACGAAGAGACGGGGAAGAAGTGCGAGAATACTACGG ACACATACTACTTTTACCCTGCGCACGAGGAGTTGCAAAGAGCGGATATATACGAGATGGATGGAAACCCAAGAGCCGACGACGAGTCCTACATGAAAGCTGGAATATGA